The Urbifossiella limnaea genome has a window encoding:
- a CDS encoding secretin N-terminal domain-containing protein, which translates to MFGRDAVEFTADERTNSLIVRGDARVIERVRALVVELDTVAGDATRPNPKR; encoded by the coding sequence GTGTTCGGCCGGGACGCGGTCGAGTTTACCGCCGACGAGCGGACGAACAGCCTGATCGTCCGCGGCGACGCCCGGGTGATCGAGCGGGTGCGGGCGCTGGTGGTCGAACTCGACACCGTGGCCGGCGACGCGACCCGCCCTAACCCGAAGCGCTGA